Proteins encoded by one window of Torulaspora delbrueckii CBS 1146 chromosome 2, complete genome:
- the TDEL0B07040 gene encoding uncharacterized protein (similar to Saccharomyces cerevisiae YKL068W-A; ancestral locus Anc_2.611), with translation MSESRGVLNANDLCILEPAQCTVRHRDFMTMQDDDSEDLVVDLNTGSFVPERLRNWQLMTEVIDKLNKL, from the coding sequence ATGTCGGAGTCGCGTGGAGTGTTAAATGCCAATGACCTCTGTATTTTGGAACCTGCCCAATGTACAGTTCGTCATAGAGATTTTATGACGATGCAAGATGATGACTCTGAAGATTTAGTCGTTGATTTAAATACCGGTTCGTTTGTTCCGGAACGATTACGAAATTGGCAATTGATGACTGAGGTAATCgataaattgaacaagCTTTGA